TTCCCGTTCCGCATTACTGGTAAGTACCACAATGGGGATCTGCCGGGCATTTAATGTCCCCCATTCGGGTATTGATACCTGGAAGTCAGAAAGAACCTCAAAAAGGAAGGCCTCAAATTCCTGGTCGACCTTGTCAACCTCATCTATCAGCAGTACCGGCCTCTTTTCTGCCCTGATTGCTTTCAGAAGCGGCCTTTCCAGAAGATACTCCTCGGAAAAAAGGCCGTCTTCTGCATTAGCGCACTGGGCATCACGGTTAACCTGGCTGAGCTGTATCCTGATAAGCTGCTTCTGGTAATTCCATTCATATAGGGCCTTATTCTCGTCAAGGCCTTCATAGCACTGGAGCCTAATCAGTTCAGCATCAAAAACAGTTGCGAGAACTTTCGCAATTTCGGTCTTACCTACCCCCGGAGGTCCTTCCACCAAAAGGGGTTTTTTCAGTTTTAAAGCCAAGTATACAGTGATTATTGTCTCCTGATCAGCAATATAGCCCTGCTGTTCAAAAGATTGCCTGAGTTGTTCTATAGATAATTCCACAGCCATACCTCCCGAAGCGGTCAGATTTCTCATGGAAATAATATCATGTTACACTTGCTTATAACAATGATGCATATCACAATTTGGCGGCTGCTGCACAATATGTTTGTTACAGCCAAGTCTTCAGCTTTGCTTCATCTATAATTGTTATAGCCTGTTTATCCAGTTCAATGCACTTGTTCTTCTTGAAATCACCCAAGATCCGGGTAACCGTTTCGCGCGTTGTCCCGATAAGATTAGCCAGTTCCTGACGGCCAAGGGGCAGGTCAATGGTGATTCCGGACGGCCCGTCTTCGCCGTGGTCTTTGGCAAGCATCAGGAGCATGCTGGCCAGCCTGCCATAGGTATCTTTCAAGGCCAGGTCCCTTACCTGTATCTGGGCCAATCTCAGCCGTTTGCTCATTAACCTGAGTACTTTCAGGGCGAGGTCCGGGTTTGTCCTGAGGTAGTTTTCCAGGTCATCATTCATCAGCATTCCTATCTGCCCGGTTTCAATGACCTCGGCGCTGGCAGGATATGGCCCCCGGTCAATCAGGACGACCTCTGCAAACACGTCTCCGTGCTGCAGTATGTGTAAGATCTGTTCCCTGCCGTCTTCGGTCATCATGGAAATTTTTACCTTCCCGGAAATAACAAAAAATAAAGCCTCTCCCGGCTCCCCTTCCAGGAATATTAACATGTTTTTCTTGTAGTTCCTGACCTTTGCCAGTCTGCTGATTTCCTTCAGTTCCTCACTTGAAAGGTCCCTGAACAAAGGTATTTTGCCCAGAAATTGACTGTAGTCGTTCATATTCCCTCCCCGGCAGGCTCTGCACGCCATACCCCCCGCAAGCTCAACACTGCAGGATAACGCTTATGATTAACTGTCACCCATCTCTCGTCCATGACACTTGATACATATCTCCCGTGTCGGTGTCTGCTTGTTTGTCTT
The nucleotide sequence above comes from Phosphitispora fastidiosa. Encoded proteins:
- a CDS encoding AAA family ATPase — translated: MAVELSIEQLRQSFEQQGYIADQETIITVYLALKLKKPLLVEGPPGVGKTEIAKVLATVFDAELIRLQCYEGLDENKALYEWNYQKQLIRIQLSQVNRDAQCANAEDGLFSEEYLLERPLLKAIRAEKRPVLLIDEVDKVDQEFEAFLFEVLSDFQVSIPEWGTLNARQIPIVVLTSNAEREISDGLKRRCVYLYLDFPSPEKELRIINAKVPGIGQRLSMEIAKGVNLIREKLLLRKKPSIAETLDWARAVVALDADRLTPDMVNFTLNVVLKNKDDIDTFRQELGTQGLVNYLNGNGKPGNGGKG
- a CDS encoding Crp/Fnr family transcriptional regulator encodes the protein MNDYSQFLGKIPLFRDLSSEELKEISRLAKVRNYKKNMLIFLEGEPGEALFFVISGKVKISMMTEDGREQILHILQHGDVFAEVVLIDRGPYPASAEVIETGQIGMLMNDDLENYLRTNPDLALKVLRLMSKRLRLAQIQVRDLALKDTYGRLASMLLMLAKDHGEDGPSGITIDLPLGRQELANLIGTTRETVTRILGDFKKNKCIELDKQAITIIDEAKLKTWL